A region of the Melitaea cinxia chromosome 1, ilMelCinx1.1, whole genome shotgun sequence genome:
GCGGGAAACAACATTGAAACACAATGTGGGGAAACAACATTGAAGTACAACGTTGAAATACAATATGTGCCCgaacgaaaaacaaaaaacttagtCCATATTGTGAGTCAACTGAGTACAGGAGTCCGATATGCTATTCGCAGGAACAAATAGTACATTGTAATCTTATCACTAAAATGAAATGCAACAGCTCACGACCGAAAACGATTGTAGTTGAGTTCGCCAGCAAGAAAATCCGCGATGAGTTCCTAGCTGCCTCGATTAACTTCAACCGAAAAAAGACAAAACAAGAAAAGCTCAACAGCTCAAGCACCTTGGCTTCAATGGCAAAAAACCGCGATATACATCATTGGTCACTAGTCCCTCATGAATAAGATGCTACATATGATGCTAGAGAGAAAGGCTACAAGCACGTATAGGTGGAAAATGGCCGCATTTTTATGCGAAAGACGGATGGCTCCGATTACATTCTTGTTCGCGATTTAGACTCATTGAATAACCCTCAATAAGGGTACAGTACTCGTAATTAAAGAAATCAATGTTGGTATTTCGCATGAATCTGgctatgaaattttaaaattcaattatttatcgGTATATTATCAGAATGGACAATACCTGCGTACCAAAACATCAATAcagaattaagctctgatccttctcctacatggggaaagagacctatgcccagcagtgggattttataGGCTGAAGAGAGCAATATTTAGGAgaaatatttttgcttatattttatacattgtatTGCACTTTCAGCATGATAAACAAAGCTCTTAATTTCAACAGGTGAGGGGACGCAACTAAAAAATGGTAGagtgaataaaaaatacttaataatgtatgttatacaacaaataaataaaattggagtatctgtttgtaatattaaaagaaccgctttttaccaaatgcatatggatatgtatacacgatacatataccaaaataacattattaaaaaaaattgtctgtctgtctgtctgtcccggctaatctctgaaacggctgaaccgattttgacgggactttcactggcagataactggtatcatcattacagcctatacagtccactgctggacataggcctccacaagttcacgccaaaaataacgtgaactcatgtgttttgcccatagtcaccacgctgggcaggtgggttggtgaccgcagtacgggctttgtcgcaccgaagacgctgctgcccgtcttcggcctgtgtatttcaaagccagcagttggatggttatcccgccatcggtcgacttcttaagttccaaggtggttgtggaaccttgttatcccttagtcgcctcttacgacacccacgggaagagagggggtggctaaattctttggtgccgtagccacacagcactgtgTGATAACTGGTAtggtaaggagtaacttaggctacttttattttagaaatttattaattttataactctgcgaagtgaacaataactttttgttaaattccacgcggacgaaatcgcgggcacagctagtttatgaatataattatttattataatatttttagtagttattttatattatataacaaaacctTTGAATAGcagatagaaataatacataatatttcattaattcgTTAAGAttaatatgtacctataaagtcactttttttatataggtaatactgtttttttttttttttttttgttataaagctaagattctttttctttttttctacaGCTTACGAGAGGCaaaaaaacagaattataaGGAATAAAGCTGGTGATAAAAACGACACTGGAtcctaaacaaatatttgtttgtttcatataagaatatcaaattatttacaatGAAATTATTGTGAATTGGCTAGAATGAGAATTACACTTTCATCGTTATAACAGTGATACACAGTTAGTTTATAAACTACAGAAAATGACTTGTTTATGTAAGTCTGAAAATGAATTAACTGAATGGTTAtcgtgaatataaaaaaatgtagctatacatGCCGCAGGACCGTTGGCCGTTGGAGCAAACgtgtcctagagtggagaccgtgtcttagcaaacgcagtgtaggacgttctccggcccgctggatcgacgatctacgtaagattgccagtgtaggctggatgaggattgcgaaaaaccgggattgctggcgcgaacttagggaggcctatgtccagcagcgaaCTACAATAGGCTGATCTGACTGACTTTGACTGActgaaaaattaattgaattcgTTGTGTTATTGTTAACGTTAAAATTTGCGTGAACGGAATTAACgcttatgaaaaatatattttttacaagcaCAACACAAATCACACATCCACAATTTGACAGTTTTAATGAGTAAATTAAGAAACTGACAGACTGAACTAAGCTGAAATCGCCTGTATACATCCCATTGCTGAGTGAAAGCCTAGTCTTTATATAGAAGAAGGCTTAAAACACCGCGTAGGTAACCGGATTTTCTTACTCTAAgcaacgttttatttatttataaagtgctcaaaacattatttgataccgtaattgaaataaaacttattagtAAGTTTATTCACGTAAATGGTACAAGATCGTTGTGTTTAATCCAAACATATgagcttaatatttttaaccgacttccaaaaaaggagaaggttctttttttaaatgtattttacatcagaacttttgaccgggtggaccgatttcgaagttttttttttatcgaaaggtggtgtgtgtcaattggtcccatttaaatttatttgagatctaacaactacttttcgagttgtatctaataatgcgtttttacttgacgcttttttcgtcgacctacgttgtattgtaccgcataactttctacaggatataccgatttggataattctttttttttgttagaaaggggatatccctagtttagtaccgtgataaggaaaccaagatctgatgatgggatcccagagaaatcgagggaaactctcgaaaatatgcaataactttttactgggtgtaccgattttgataatttttaatttaatcgaaagctggtgtttaccatgtggtcacatataaattttatcgagatctgataactactttttgagtaatatttgataacgtgtagttacttgactattttttcgtcgatccacgttgtattactcgtcgatgtaattaaggtcggtttttttttcgtttgcgagcaaacacaattattaacaagCTGCTTTTCCcactgaaataaaatgaaatgaaaatatttatttcgccataagctACACATgtacacacacaatacacacttaacgaacgtcaaaatcatctaaattaaaaaaatctaaataggTTAAATAAGATAGATAGTAATGAAtcttaatgatttttaatctattttacgTTTCCAAGCACGTCAATTTTTTACATCAATATCAAAATCACTTTTGGATAcaaactataaaatttaatgtcaaaaatacaaaatatgacgtaaaatgataaaataaacgagttttttttatatattactacatACAATGAGCAAGAAAagctacataaaaaatacaaatagccTAAACCACATGAAAAGTTCTCTTGAATAAGTTCATCAATGAAACCTTATCGTCGaacaaataaagtatttatgCTACAAGTAAGTTTTTGATTATAATTAGACGATATAGAAGACTTCgctgatatatgtatgtacgtgtatgtatgtacgtgtatgtatgtacatatatatatattattattatttttttaattgtaaaagtgtAAAAAGTAAAgtgtgtaaaattaattaaacatttttgaaaaattaaaaatatatattataagaaacTCTATAAGTAGACTGTTCATTAAGATTGatgtctttatttaaaataaaacaaagagcCTGTGTGAGAAAGCATACgcactatttatatatttattttacctatCTAACCATCAAATTTTTAAGCAAATACGTAAAGAGCAGAATTAGAGAATAATAAAATCCGAAAGTGTCCTTGAACCCACTTATTTGTAAgaacgtaaataaaattaagtaattaggGTAGATGGTAACAATATAATTCTTTTAACAGTTACGTTCAACTAGTGGTCTTGGAAGAGTTCGTCTGCTAATTTTAGAGTTCGCTAAAGATGTTCGATCGCTATGGCGTTATGGAGCACCGTTTcctacatttttaaaactaatcgGAACTCTGTTGCTGAGCTTAATAGCCATTATGCCACTGCTGTATCCATTATTTGTCATGGTGATTACATTTTTCGTATACGAGAGCCTTTTTCTAAggtaattaagtattttttcgaAATTAACACTCTTAAAAAACCTTTAGGTATGGTAAGGTATTTTAATACCAAAATATTGCAATATGCATTAAGgaacagataaaataattataaaccatAACTAAGTCTAACTAATTTTACTTTACGTTCAATCTATGAAGACATTTTCTTTAGGAAACATCGAacgatatttatgttttaaaaaatccatacatctatacaaataaaattggagtgtctgtttgtaatattaaaatagccgctttttactaaatccatATAAATGTAttcacggtatatataccaaaatatcattttttaaaatgtttctgtccgtctgtttgtctgtttattccggctaatctctgaaacggctggaccgtttTAGACGGGACTAtaactggcagataactgatgtaataagaaataacttaggctacttttattttagaaatttatttattttgtaactttgcgaactgaacataatttgtttaaatttcaaGCAGACGAAGTCGAggtcacagctagtaataaataaggcAAAACGTTAAtatactataaacaaattaaagcaTAAACACAGCactttattatatcaaaattaatacaaatatttaactattataaTGGTACAGTTATTTTGCCTAATTCAATTATGGTATCGCTTTTATGGCAGCTGGTTAAACTATTAtcgtaaactattatattattttttatcaaaatgaataatatatttgaaaaatttaatagatatattatttttatcaaacatattattaagaaatttagtaataataaaatacattgaatgatgattatttattcactattgAAATTTTACAAACATAAACCTACTGAATTTTTAAGACATTTTGGTCGTAAGTTTTGAAAGTAACACGGCCGCTTCTTCACAATTCCAGTTTTACCACtacatttaaaagttttgtttttgtaataaataggtttatgttttatatataacatagaaCAGTTATCGAATTATTTTTGGAATCaggtatactagctgaccccgcaaacgttgttttgccatatatgttaataaCACCCCCTTAATCTCCCTTAGaattaacttaggggtatgaaaaattaatgtttgcaacaaaatttcataaaaatctgttcacacgttttggaggagtattttaactaacacacgaggattttatatataagattagacATGGTTTTTGCAGGAATTACAGTGGCTCCAATACTCAATAAAAGCTTCTagaaaacgtttaaaaaaatttattagaaccaatcattttttaatgaatttgagTCTTTAGCTACTTGTTTACATTCCAGTTGGTGGCGAGACCAGCCTTGGCTCTTTCAACCAAAGAGCATCTTCCGAAGAATATCTTTCCTGGCATTTCAACCCTGTAGTCCCATAGAAATATGGAAGGTTAGAGAAGTTCTGACTAGAGGCATTCTTCTCATACATTCCCTTGCCACATCTGTGGACTACCTATGCGTGATGCAAGGACTGCTCGATGAGAGTTGATTTACCGTAATACATAGTAAGTAAACCAATAGCTACGcagtgtatattatattaacatttaatacAAGAATAGTGATATAATTCTGCATTTAGGATCATTGCTTTACCTATTTGtcacgatttttattttcgaagaTTTTAATGAGTCGACTAGTAGAATCGTGCCTCAGAACTTAAGGATGcgaaacttattatattttatatgttaatatcTACTTTTCATTTCGCCTTTTATAGTACTTTGAATATACCAAAGAATGGTAAGcgttttttttggtatcgcaggggaacccatttacgggtgatatccaggacgcccgggtaggcagtcctagaccgtatgtcggcttcagcacttgggggtgcagtaccgaccaaacccctgcgggagccttcagccgcttttaTTGGAGGGTcctggatctgcaggcaacaggatccctccagcgaccggctggcctcggcgaaaaggccagacttctcctccatggggccTATCTGGCTCAGCTCTGaataatcccgacgacgccgtgtctagcaggaccgggtttccatcccggcccgacacgagcacaggggcgttactggaggcgaaTTAAGTaacgcctcctacgcacccccgttcgtctcctgcggacggaggcctcgtcggtggcctcctctctcatccgctcgtcgttctccttctggaaATTACTATCTCGCAGAATccatcgccgtccaggactCGTCATCGCCGAGCATCGCACTGATGACGctaggcagtgacaagtccccttcgaggactgtcgtcagatcgcgacgcagtgCCGCCCATCTcaggcacacctcgagggtgtgctgggcagagttcACCGctgcgccacaatcgtgacatccagtcgtccgCTCCTTTTGGGCCGTTCGACACatgtattcaccaaagcagccgtgcccggtgagaactgtGGTAAGCGTTACTCAAGGGTGTTGGAAGTTGACTTTATGTGGACGAATGTACCTAATTAAATCTAAAGAGGCACTACTAATTATTCGTTTTTGAAGTAGACATAACCTCTCGCACTTTAGACTCGCTGGACTTGTTTTCTAGAGTCATagacatattaaatataataaataaactgcacaaatagtcatataaaaataataatttcatttcatttcatatcaccttggaacttaaaaagtcgactgatggcgggatagccatccaactgctggctttgaaatatacaggccgaagacgggcagcagcgtcttcggtgcgacaaagccagccctgcggtcaccaacccagtgcccagcgtggtgactatgggcaacacacatgagttcacgccatttttggcacaaaattgtggaggcctatgtccagctgtggactgtattaggctgaagtgtgtaaaGTGAAGGTCTACAATTCAAATATTAcggaaaaatttatttgtatttattatatctattataaGTTAACTCGACTCAAACAGCTTTTGccaaaatataacattatttgtCTTTATTCGAATAAATAGTTGATATCTATTTCGTAATGTCCTCCATTCATTGATAgccaaacataatattattgtttttaacttttttgtacTTTACAAATACACTTATGATgtcaatgataataataatgtgatACTTATTACGCGATGACGATGTGTTTCGTAGTAGTGCTACGCACATATTTTGCGataatatcgtaaatataacaaacaagttgttgaatgaatttaattttggatttcataaaaaaaatgttggaatTACTACAAAACAAGTGCGATAAGATACTAAGAGTCTTTCAGTAAGttgttatttaactttaattattccaatactagctgtgcccgcgactacaaccgaaaataaaattgtaaaaaatgttattttggtataccgtgtatacatccatatgcatttagaaaaaagcggttattttaatattacaaacagacactccaattttatttatttgtatacattattGCTCGGAAATGATAACGCAGATACGcagatataataattaatattgtttgcgTAAAACAAATTATAGTCTAGGAGGCGccatcagtttttttttcagttataatAACAGACTGAATCTTTTTAAATAGGATTAGCTCTACTAGATTCTAAAGTTTTTCCTTGTGTAAATTCTCAATACAGGTAGCTATTGTGGTGTGCAGGCTTCAAATATGTCGAATCGGTGGGGTGTTGAAATTGTCTGAAcaacaaaaagttttttatttaaatattgagaAAATTAGATTATGAATTCTTAAAATTCTTTCATCCTACAAACGACTTCGTTCTTACTGGAGCGTCCTTCACTTCGATTATGTTGAAATAAATAGatcacaaaaattatttacttttttcgcGTTGAAAATACTATCtgataaatgttaaatttattacttactcttaaaaatttacattaaattaaatttacctcGCCTGTTGAATGACCTCGCGGAGGTGATACGGTCGGCCACGGTCGGCGCAACACTCGTGGTTGGCCGTATACGAGCCCTGGTCGCCCTGAGAAAGACCGAGGCTCTGCTGTTCTATGGGCCTGGGGGGGGACTCCATCCAGGTACGCAGATTACTCTGGATGGGTTGCCGGTCCGGGTGGGGGCCCAGATGAGGTACCTGGGTCTCACCCTGGACGGGTGTGGGCGTCGTGGGCTTTCGGGGATCATTTTTCCCAGCAAGCCCCAAGAGTCGTGGGAGCCGCCGCCTCACTGGGGAGGCTACTGCCGAACGTGGATGGTTCGAGTGCCCATTGCCGTCGACTGTACTCCGGGGTCATCCGGAGTATGGCCATGTACGGGGCACCCGTCTGGGCGGACGCCCTCGGTCGCGCCAACAAGACCCTGCTGTGACATCCGCAGCGGGTCATCGCTACGAGGGCGATACGTAGTTACCGGATGGCGTCCTGGACGGTGGCGTCCGTGCTAGCCGGCAATCCGCCCTGGAAATTGCAAGCTGAGATCCTCGCCGAAATTTACCACTTCGTAGCGGCGAGAAGATCCCGGGGGGAGCCGCCGACGTTGGAGGAGATAGTACACATGCGAAGGCAGGCGCAGGATaccctgttgcggcggtggacAGAGGACCTCTCCCCGCCGGTCCCCGGGTAGTGGACGGTTGACGCGGTCAGGCCGGTCCTTcggaagtgggtgaggcggcAGTTtgggccgctgaccttccgttTGGTGCAGG
Encoded here:
- the LOC123653402 gene encoding uncharacterized protein LOC123653402 — encoded protein: MKPYRRTNKVFMLQLRSTSGLGRVRLLILEFAKDVRSLWRYGAPFPTFLKLIGTLLLSLIAIMPLLYPLFVMVITFFVYESLFLSWWRDQPWLFQPKSIFRRISFLAFQPCSPIEIWKVREVLTRGILLIHSLATSVDYLCVMQGLLDES